A single genomic interval of Argonema galeatum A003/A1 harbors:
- the ppc gene encoding phosphoenolpyruvate carboxylase yields MSSLLHSDHQAVHLASPSDSPSELYLRHRLKVVEDLWESVLRSECGQELVDLLKQLRSLCSPEGQATNEKDAEVSKIIETLDINAAIRAARAFALYFQLINIVEQHYEQRAQQLSLRMSPAKEPADPALQAFAKLDAEAKSAVPGGDSLEKNWQETNGQKREKGTFQSLFPKLRQLNMPPQVIQRLIDNLDIRLVFTAHPTEIVRHTIRDKQRRIAKILQQLDEVEQNGQTLYCNLSYSNLGETARSTGITEASLWNSADAPWEASALQEELTEEIRLWWRTDELHQFKPSVLDEVDYTLHYFQEVLFDAIPQLYQRLERSLNSSFGNLRPPNHNFCKFGSWVGSDRDGNPSVTPAITWQTACYQRNLVLEKYIKSVGQLIERLSLSLHWCDVLPELLESLEQNRMQMPEVYEELSIKYRQEPYRLKLSFVKKRLENTRDRNWRLYNSDDLQRDKLKQPNPGSYYQFASEFMAQLRLIQRNLKETGLVCRDLENLICQVEIYGFKLAHLDIRQESTHHSDAVNEIAEYLQILPRPYNELTEQERIEWLVAELQTRRPLIPTELPFGPQTNEIIETFRVVRQLQQEFGPEICQTYIISMSHDVSDLLEVLLLAKEAGLYDPSTGEGTLYVVPLFETVEDLKRAPYVMQTLFELPCYRSLLAGGKSAIALKTSDETPETANRQRQSLQEVMLGYSDSNKDSGFLSSNWEIHKAQKALQAIAEKYDVHLRIFHGRGGSVGRGGGPSYEAILAQPGHSINGRIKITEQGEVLASKYSWPELAIYNLETVTSAVIQASLLRTGFDDIQPWNEIMEELSAKSRTHYRALIYEQPDFIDFFHSVTPIDEISQLQISSRPARRRSGKRDLTTLRAIPWVFSWTQSRFLLPAWYGVGTALQDFLNEDPQENLKLMRYFYYKWPFFKMVISKVEMTLSKVDLQLAHHYVRELSLSEDLPRFERLFEQIANEYHLTRDLVLSITDHKRLLDGDPDLQRSVQLRNGNIVPLGFLQVSLLKRLRQSKTQAASGVIDSRHSRGELLRGALLTINGIAAGMRNTG; encoded by the coding sequence ATGAGTTCCTTACTCCACTCTGACCATCAGGCAGTTCATCTTGCATCGCCATCCGATTCGCCATCCGAATTGTATCTGCGCCATCGCCTCAAAGTGGTGGAGGACTTGTGGGAATCTGTTCTCCGATCGGAGTGCGGTCAGGAACTGGTGGATTTACTAAAGCAACTGCGATCGCTTTGTTCTCCAGAGGGACAAGCGACCAACGAAAAAGACGCAGAAGTCTCTAAAATAATTGAAACCCTGGATATTAACGCTGCCATTCGCGCTGCGAGAGCCTTTGCGCTATACTTCCAGCTCATCAACATTGTCGAACAGCACTACGAGCAACGGGCTCAACAGCTTTCCTTAAGGATGTCACCCGCTAAAGAACCAGCCGATCCCGCACTGCAAGCATTTGCCAAACTGGATGCAGAAGCCAAAAGTGCCGTACCCGGAGGAGACTCCCTAGAAAAAAATTGGCAAGAAACAAACGGGCAAAAGCGGGAAAAAGGCACCTTCCAATCATTGTTTCCCAAATTGCGGCAATTAAATATGCCACCGCAAGTGATCCAGCGACTGATTGACAACCTGGATATCCGGTTGGTGTTCACAGCTCACCCCACGGAAATTGTCCGCCACACCATTAGAGACAAGCAGCGGCGCATTGCCAAGATTTTACAACAACTCGACGAAGTGGAGCAAAACGGGCAAACCTTATACTGTAACCTCAGCTACTCTAACCTTGGGGAAACCGCACGAAGTACCGGAATCACAGAAGCGTCCCTGTGGAACAGCGCGGATGCTCCTTGGGAAGCATCAGCACTCCAAGAGGAATTGACAGAAGAAATTCGCCTGTGGTGGCGAACCGACGAATTGCATCAGTTCAAACCCTCCGTGTTAGATGAAGTAGACTATACCCTCCACTACTTCCAAGAAGTGTTGTTTGATGCTATTCCTCAACTTTATCAACGCTTAGAGAGAAGTTTAAACAGCTCCTTTGGTAATCTGCGTCCTCCCAACCACAACTTCTGCAAGTTCGGTTCCTGGGTAGGATCGGATCGGGATGGTAACCCTTCGGTAACACCGGCGATCACTTGGCAAACAGCTTGCTACCAGCGCAATCTGGTGTTGGAAAAATATATCAAATCGGTAGGACAGCTGATCGAGCGCTTGAGCTTATCTTTGCACTGGTGCGATGTATTGCCGGAACTGCTGGAATCTCTGGAGCAAAATAGAATGCAAATGCCAGAGGTATACGAAGAACTATCAATTAAATATCGGCAAGAGCCTTATCGCTTAAAGCTATCTTTTGTGAAGAAGCGGTTGGAAAATACCCGCGATCGCAATTGGCGACTCTACAACAGCGATGACCTGCAACGGGACAAGCTCAAGCAACCCAATCCAGGCAGCTACTACCAGTTTGCCTCCGAATTCATGGCTCAATTGCGGCTAATCCAGCGCAACCTCAAGGAAACCGGGTTAGTTTGTCGAGATCTGGAAAATCTAATTTGTCAGGTAGAAATTTACGGCTTCAAGCTGGCGCACCTGGATATCCGTCAGGAAAGTACCCATCACTCTGACGCCGTTAATGAAATTGCCGAATACTTGCAAATTTTACCCCGGCCTTACAACGAACTAACAGAGCAAGAACGAATCGAATGGTTGGTGGCGGAACTGCAAACCAGACGACCTTTAATTCCAACAGAACTTCCGTTTGGCCCTCAAACTAACGAAATTATTGAAACCTTCCGCGTAGTGCGTCAGCTTCAACAAGAGTTTGGCCCAGAAATCTGCCAAACTTATATCATCAGCATGAGCCACGATGTGAGCGACTTGCTGGAAGTGTTGCTGCTGGCGAAGGAAGCCGGACTCTACGACCCATCTACAGGGGAAGGTACGCTGTACGTAGTTCCTCTGTTTGAAACCGTAGAAGACCTCAAACGAGCTCCCTACGTGATGCAGACGCTGTTTGAATTGCCTTGTTATCGGTCTTTGCTTGCTGGTGGTAAGTCGGCGATCGCACTAAAAACTTCAGACGAAACGCCAGAGACTGCTAACAGACAGCGCCAAAGCCTGCAAGAGGTGATGTTGGGGTATTCTGATAGCAATAAAGATTCTGGTTTCTTGAGTAGTAACTGGGAAATTCACAAGGCGCAGAAAGCACTGCAAGCGATCGCAGAAAAATACGATGTCCATTTACGCATCTTCCACGGACGCGGCGGTTCCGTAGGGCGCGGCGGCGGCCCATCCTACGAAGCTATTTTGGCACAACCCGGTCACAGCATCAACGGGCGGATCAAGATTACCGAACAAGGCGAAGTGTTAGCCTCTAAATATTCTTGGCCGGAATTAGCTATTTACAACCTGGAAACTGTCACTTCTGCCGTAATTCAAGCCAGCTTATTGCGGACTGGGTTTGATGATATTCAACCCTGGAACGAAATAATGGAAGAGTTGTCAGCTAAATCACGCACGCACTATCGCGCCTTGATTTACGAACAACCTGATTTTATCGATTTCTTCCATAGCGTTACTCCAATTGATGAAATCAGCCAATTGCAAATTAGTTCTCGTCCGGCGCGTCGCCGCAGCGGAAAGAGGGATTTAACTACTCTCCGTGCTATTCCGTGGGTGTTTAGCTGGACGCAAAGCCGCTTTTTGCTGCCAGCTTGGTATGGTGTTGGTACTGCACTTCAGGATTTTTTAAACGAAGACCCGCAGGAAAACTTGAAGTTAATGCGCTACTTTTATTACAAGTGGCCGTTCTTCAAAATGGTAATCTCCAAAGTGGAGATGACTTTATCAAAAGTTGACTTGCAACTCGCTCATCATTACGTGCGGGAATTATCGTTATCTGAAGATTTGCCCCGGTTTGAAAGGTTGTTTGAACAGATTGCTAATGAATATCATCTGACTCGGGATCTCGTACTAAGCATCACCGATCACAAACGTTTGTTGGATGGCGATCCAGATTTGCAGCGATCGGTCCAGTTACGCAATGGTAACATTGTGCCGCTGGGTTTCTTGCAAGTGTCTCTGCTGAAACGCTTGCGTCAAAGCAAGACTCAAGCTGCTTCTGGAGTGATCGATTCTCGTCACAGTCGCGGTGAATTGTTGCGCGGTGCGTTGTTGACGATTAACGGTATTGCTGCTGGGATGCGGAATACGGGATGA
- a CDS encoding protein kinase domain-containing protein: MSYCLNPYCPNPQNPDVALFCVTCGTKLILKDRYRAIKPIGQGGFGRTFLAVDEDKPSKPPCVIKQFFPLVQGASNLQKASELFTQEAVQLDELGKHPQIPDLLAYFIIDNQQYLVQEFIDGQTLSQELAEKGTFNEIQIRQLLNDLLPVLQFVHNHQVIHRDIKPDNIIRRKSDKKLFLVDFGAAKTTTGKALQQTGTSIGSPEYVAPEQSRGRAVFSSDIYSLAVTCIHLLTGMSPFDLYDMNQDVWVWRQFLKNSVSNQMGKILDKMLDNAIDRRYQSAADVLKDLNVQTPPAATPKPQTPTNPTVKPSPVTPAIPVKSKMDDELAQLKSELLNPLAPKKNQQSPSQQTPSPNSTTAKSQIDKELEELRSQFGQHPK, translated from the coding sequence ATGAGTTATTGCCTCAATCCCTATTGCCCAAATCCCCAAAACCCAGATGTAGCACTCTTTTGCGTCACCTGCGGCACCAAATTAATCCTAAAAGACCGTTACCGCGCCATCAAACCGATCGGACAAGGGGGTTTTGGTCGCACATTCCTAGCAGTGGATGAAGACAAACCATCGAAACCCCCCTGCGTAATTAAGCAATTTTTCCCTTTAGTTCAAGGTGCGAGTAACCTTCAAAAAGCATCGGAATTATTTACCCAAGAAGCGGTACAACTGGATGAATTGGGCAAACATCCCCAAATTCCAGACTTGTTAGCATATTTTATCATAGATAATCAGCAATATCTAGTCCAAGAATTTATCGACGGACAAACTCTATCCCAAGAACTAGCTGAAAAGGGTACTTTCAATGAAATTCAGATTCGGCAATTACTCAACGATTTATTGCCTGTCTTGCAATTTGTCCACAACCATCAAGTTATTCACCGCGATATCAAACCTGATAATATTATAAGGAGAAAAAGCGACAAAAAACTCTTCCTTGTCGATTTCGGTGCCGCTAAAACCACTACTGGCAAAGCTTTGCAGCAAACTGGGACGAGTATCGGCAGTCCAGAATATGTCGCACCGGAACAATCTAGAGGTAGGGCTGTTTTTTCTAGCGATATTTATAGTTTAGCAGTTACCTGCATTCACCTATTAACTGGAATGTCGCCTTTTGATTTATATGATATGAACCAAGATGTTTGGGTGTGGCGGCAATTTCTGAAAAATTCCGTCAGTAACCAGATGGGTAAGATTCTTGATAAGATGTTGGATAATGCGATCGATCGACGTTATCAATCAGCTGCTGATGTTCTCAAAGATTTAAATGTTCAAACACCACCAGCCGCGACACCAAAACCCCAAACCCCTACAAATCCAACTGTAAAACCATCTCCCGTTACGCCAGCTATTCCAGTTAAAAGTAAAATGGATGATGAATTAGCACAATTAAAATCTGAATTGCTTAATCCTCTAGCACCTAAAAAAAATCAGCAATCGCCATCTCAGCAAACGCCGTCACCTAATTCTACCACAGCGAAAAGCCAGATAGATAAGGAATTGGAAGAGTTGCGATCGCAATTCGGCCAACACCCTAAATAA
- a CDS encoding MBOAT family O-acyltransferase: MNFVSIFYGIFLLCILLIYWTVQHQTLRLWILLIASIVFYATLQIQYIPLLFVVILINFRLGLALGQRTVPRLRPSAWQLTNEDWQSLQIDWDKRRQKILWLGIALNVLLLLGFKYVPFFLNSIGAFLHLPQAQTQASWVSLHLIAPLGISFFCFECIAYLIDVYRGATATGEFLKFATYKFFFPKLISGPIARYHHLSAQFNTLRFPSSDRVVEGLWLIACGAFKKALIADNLGIFVKLCFDNLQRTGSGDLWLAILAYGLQLYLDFSGYVDIAIGSAILLGLNLPQNFDFPYFTTSIGDFWRRWHITLGDWLRNYLYFPLGGSRQGLARTCLNLSIVMLIAGIWHGAAWGFIVWGGLHGLALVAHRLTEALSHRFSGLKNWWQSIPGTLVAWLLTQSMVFTSWIFFRLPNLQDAGWVIQHLWGHQGDVQFAQKVYVEALGLERFQLALLVWAIVAVMAIVFALHRGLKLQLNWPIKILLVPVSLYAVWLLAPKEGLPYIYFDF; encoded by the coding sequence ATGAATTTTGTCTCAATCTTTTATGGAATATTCTTGTTGTGCATTCTCTTAATCTACTGGACTGTGCAACACCAGACATTGCGATTGTGGATACTTCTAATTGCCAGTATCGTCTTCTATGCCACATTGCAAATCCAGTACATTCCCCTGCTTTTTGTCGTTATCCTAATTAACTTTCGGCTGGGACTTGCGCTGGGACAACGTACCGTACCGAGGCTGCGTCCTTCAGCTTGGCAGTTGACCAACGAAGATTGGCAATCTCTACAAATCGACTGGGATAAACGACGCCAAAAAATATTATGGCTGGGTATCGCCCTGAATGTTTTGTTATTGTTGGGCTTTAAATATGTACCCTTTTTCTTGAATTCGATCGGCGCATTTCTGCACTTGCCACAAGCACAAACACAAGCTAGCTGGGTTAGCCTTCACCTGATTGCGCCTTTGGGAATCTCGTTTTTCTGTTTTGAGTGCATCGCCTACTTAATTGATGTATATCGCGGTGCTACTGCAACTGGGGAGTTTCTCAAATTTGCAACTTACAAATTTTTCTTTCCCAAACTGATTTCAGGGCCGATCGCTCGCTATCATCACCTGTCAGCCCAGTTTAATACGCTGCGGTTTCCGAGTAGCGATCGCGTAGTAGAAGGATTGTGGTTGATTGCCTGCGGAGCCTTTAAAAAAGCACTCATAGCCGATAATTTGGGAATTTTCGTCAAACTCTGCTTTGACAACTTACAGCGCACCGGCAGCGGTGACTTGTGGCTGGCTATCCTCGCCTACGGACTTCAGCTATATCTGGATTTCAGCGGTTATGTCGATATTGCTATTGGTAGCGCCATCCTATTGGGGTTGAATCTACCCCAAAACTTTGATTTCCCTTACTTCACTACCAGCATTGGCGACTTCTGGCGGCGCTGGCATATAACTTTGGGAGATTGGCTGCGTAATTATTTATACTTTCCCTTGGGTGGATCGCGGCAAGGTCTGGCACGCACCTGTCTCAACTTGTCGATCGTCATGCTAATCGCCGGTATTTGGCACGGTGCAGCTTGGGGATTTATCGTCTGGGGGGGATTGCACGGTTTGGCTTTGGTTGCTCACCGACTCACAGAAGCTTTATCCCATCGTTTTTCTGGGTTGAAAAACTGGTGGCAAAGTATACCAGGTACACTGGTGGCATGGCTGCTCACGCAATCGATGGTCTTCACATCCTGGATCTTCTTCCGGTTACCTAATCTGCAAGATGCTGGCTGGGTAATTCAGCACCTGTGGGGACATCAAGGTGATGTTCAATTTGCACAGAAGGTTTACGTGGAAGCACTGGGACTGGAGCGTTTCCAACTAGCTTTGTTAGTTTGGGCAATAGTTGCAGTGATGGCGATCGTATTTGCCTTGCATCGAGGTCTGAAGTTACAGTTAAATTGGCCGATCAAAATACTATTAGTGCCGGTAAGTCTGTACGCAGTTTGGCTGTTGGCTCCCAAAGAAGGTTTACCCTATATCTACTTCGATTTCTAG
- the nadB gene encoding L-aspartate oxidase gives MPRLTSLDIPPHFDIIVVGSGAAGLYAALCLPDHLRVGLVTKDAIHTGSSNWAQGGIAAAIDPSDTPILHLEDTLKAGVGLCDPEAVKFLVENAPGAIAHLVEMGVAFDRKGEKLAMTLEAAHSRPRVLHSADTTGRAIIDTLTAKVRERPNIQVVSQAVALNLWLTPEKDSVQGISLLYQSQIRWLKSSAVILATGGGGQVFTQTTNPKVSTGDGVALAWRAGAVLRDLEFFQFHPTALTKPGAPHFLISEAVRGEGAHLIDDRGYRFAFEYHPAGELAPRDVVSRAIFHHLHKTATDPTHAHVYLDLRPIDPDRIRYRFPNIINVCQQWGIDVFQEPIPVAPAAHYWMGGVACDLMSRTSVRGLYAIGETASTGVHGANRLASNSLLECVVFAAQLSRIEIEPILVGPDSDSLMQVNSDWKEEMEKIASIRQMLPNLMWESAGISRQGELLELALERVHDWREMLASFKSVEFLVNLSPHQMIRLDSTDAEEQLRMVAETLNLLDLGYLILKSAAWRTESRGAHYRSDYPQTSENWEVHTLVHSYFNKCR, from the coding sequence ATGCCAAGATTAACATCTCTAGATATCCCACCCCACTTTGACATTATAGTGGTGGGTTCTGGTGCAGCAGGACTTTATGCAGCCCTTTGTTTGCCAGATCATCTGCGAGTCGGTTTGGTTACCAAAGATGCGATACATACTGGTTCAAGTAACTGGGCACAGGGAGGCATTGCTGCTGCCATCGACCCGTCAGATACCCCAATTTTGCACTTAGAAGATACACTGAAGGCTGGTGTGGGTTTGTGCGACCCCGAAGCCGTAAAATTTCTGGTAGAAAATGCTCCTGGAGCGATCGCGCACCTAGTTGAAATGGGTGTAGCCTTCGATCGCAAAGGAGAAAAACTGGCGATGACCCTAGAAGCTGCCCACTCTCGCCCTCGCGTACTTCATTCAGCAGACACTACAGGTAGAGCGATTATCGACACCCTAACTGCCAAAGTTCGGGAACGTCCGAATATTCAGGTAGTTTCCCAGGCAGTGGCATTAAATTTGTGGCTGACTCCAGAAAAAGATAGCGTTCAAGGTATTAGCCTTCTCTACCAAAGTCAAATCCGGTGGCTAAAATCTTCTGCAGTCATCCTCGCAACAGGTGGGGGCGGTCAAGTATTTACCCAAACCACTAATCCGAAAGTCAGTACCGGAGATGGAGTTGCACTAGCTTGGCGTGCGGGGGCAGTTTTGCGAGACTTAGAATTTTTCCAATTTCATCCCACTGCTTTAACTAAACCAGGCGCTCCCCATTTTCTGATTAGCGAAGCTGTTCGCGGGGAAGGAGCGCATCTAATCGACGATCGCGGTTACCGCTTTGCCTTTGAATATCATCCTGCCGGGGAGTTAGCTCCCAGAGATGTTGTTAGTCGAGCTATTTTCCATCACTTGCACAAAACTGCTACAGACCCCACCCACGCTCACGTTTACTTAGACTTGCGACCGATTGACCCCGACCGCATTCGCTATCGCTTCCCTAATATTATTAATGTCTGTCAACAATGGGGTATTGATGTTTTTCAGGAGCCGATTCCAGTTGCTCCTGCTGCTCATTATTGGATGGGCGGAGTTGCTTGCGACCTGATGAGTCGTACTTCCGTTCGCGGGCTCTATGCGATTGGGGAAACGGCGAGTACGGGGGTTCACGGAGCAAATCGTCTAGCTAGTAATTCTTTGTTGGAATGTGTTGTGTTTGCTGCTCAACTGTCTCGAATTGAAATTGAGCCAATTTTGGTTGGGCCGGATTCTGATTCTTTGATGCAGGTAAACTCTGACTGGAAGGAGGAGATGGAAAAGATAGCATCGATTCGGCAAATGTTACCGAATTTGATGTGGGAAAGTGCGGGTATTTCTCGTCAAGGGGAGTTGTTGGAGTTGGCACTGGAGCGAGTGCATGATTGGCGAGAAATGTTGGCTAGTTTTAAGAGCGTTGAGTTTTTAGTGAATCTATCGCCCCACCAGATGATACGGTTAGACTCGACTGATGCTGAAGAGCAGTTGCGGATGGTGGCGGAAACGCTTAATCTTTTGGATTTGGGTTATTTAATTCTTAAAAGTGCTGCATGGCGCACTGAAAGCAGGGGCGCTCATTACCGGAGCGATTATCCGCAAACTTCTGAAAATTGGGAAGTGCATACTTTGGTGCACAGTTATTTCAACAAATGCAGGTAG
- a CDS encoding DUF1574 domain-containing protein yields MVKVNERKLANNASTLEQWADRAILIAGVQVRVRLRANKLHILCEGKECPDRETAVDRFVQALRATNINDLLGAEGSSIDRVFLYGRPLGEKRPDWTEPIDLNQLYNHHEEYLREVKFPKAGLTSSHRKMSEISLKPPLSSQEILPCQMAEVVESTESSQNRARQGHPEAIAQYLGKNLQSLGVRVKVVAKSLQRKNDSGWMKNENSAPDAKKERRLWVFCESAYSPDPSLLASPIAQQLRDLRVEGFRDAVIISQVSGEETPDWMLRVDLTSPEEMLSSWASWGDERALARLIDRATEHLYMEVSAVKKESTLHISCTEKNKSAKKQQDDRETPDKEKAVSALAPLLNSLAPRNIQAAIIYGHEAESSSPVWVDWLNLPAASLEELATPPEELASAGDEAAIEFLLGRLLNPDLDWRLATGGIRVQARRKEDLLHIMTDGPVCPIQRQVAVPVANFVRKLEIPGISGVRVYGRRAGQKQPLWNSGLDFVARNHQAEETTPDFAASDEYVEEVTTDSLNLENSYPPSWGSPNGERLADITVATEAREVSKEIDPPQNKPRDRAWHKMMQALSQALVRSQIFTPGVETHNFLSLPGQVNYQGVKVALVWGAVGIMLTWSLDLVLGQILRNTENQLKESLVLSQKSLISDEMTDEQTQKPKNDRGNSSQLPQISLGQTSAKNSKVFNSSGFTKPSGTEFNLNATGASATLSKPASSYPSFNNPQLDEKLALYKQRVAQSGPPDILILGSSRALRGIDPQTLQKALAAQGYGNMEVFNFGVNGATAQVADMMLRRCLTPEQLPKMIIWADGARAFNSGRTDATYNAIAASAAYKQMVSGTLPRENSLEDRPAKNLEPFTATPSVPGGSGLFINSQAIDRWLNQSFAIASSTYEERDRLQTLLRNGFASTLSFSSSQRQKNQQPVISDRLVDWDGFLPVTIRFNPTSYYEKHSKVTGEYDNDYKSFQLAGTQVTALESFVQFTQANQIPVIFVNLPLTKEYLDPSRSRYEQEFQMYMLRLSLSRGFIFRNWSQLWPTRNDYFSDPSHLNRYGAIAVSERLAQDPLIPWPKK; encoded by the coding sequence ATGGTAAAAGTCAATGAACGCAAACTGGCGAACAACGCCTCAACCCTAGAGCAATGGGCCGATCGGGCAATTCTTATTGCCGGAGTGCAAGTCAGAGTCCGATTACGAGCTAACAAGCTGCATATTCTGTGCGAAGGTAAAGAGTGTCCCGACAGAGAAACAGCGGTGGATCGATTCGTCCAAGCGCTCAGGGCCACAAACATCAATGACCTGCTTGGTGCTGAAGGGTCTTCGATCGATCGAGTGTTTCTTTACGGTCGCCCTTTGGGTGAAAAGCGCCCAGATTGGACAGAGCCGATCGACCTCAACCAGCTATACAATCATCACGAAGAGTATTTAAGGGAAGTAAAATTTCCAAAAGCGGGTTTAACCAGCAGCCACCGGAAAATGTCAGAAATATCATTAAAACCGCCTTTAAGCAGTCAGGAAATTCTACCGTGTCAAATGGCAGAAGTAGTGGAATCGACTGAATCTTCCCAAAACCGGGCTCGTCAAGGACATCCAGAGGCTATAGCTCAGTATCTCGGTAAAAATCTCCAGTCCTTGGGAGTGCGGGTCAAGGTTGTGGCAAAAAGCCTGCAAAGAAAGAATGACAGCGGCTGGATGAAGAATGAAAATTCAGCACCAGATGCAAAAAAAGAGCGTCGCCTTTGGGTGTTCTGCGAGTCCGCCTACAGCCCAGATCCGTCATTGCTAGCTTCCCCAATTGCCCAGCAGCTGCGGGATCTGCGCGTTGAGGGGTTCAGAGATGCAGTCATTATCAGCCAGGTTAGCGGCGAAGAAACTCCAGATTGGATGCTGCGGGTGGATCTGACTTCGCCAGAGGAAATGCTCTCTTCATGGGCAAGCTGGGGCGACGAGCGGGCTCTGGCGCGATTGATCGATCGCGCCACAGAGCATCTGTATATGGAAGTATCGGCAGTGAAGAAGGAATCGACACTGCATATTTCCTGTACGGAAAAGAACAAATCTGCTAAGAAACAACAAGACGATCGCGAGACGCCGGATAAGGAAAAGGCCGTATCTGCTCTAGCACCCCTTTTAAACTCCCTTGCACCTAGAAATATTCAAGCTGCCATCATCTACGGTCACGAAGCAGAATCCTCATCACCAGTTTGGGTAGATTGGCTGAATTTACCAGCAGCAAGTCTAGAGGAATTAGCAACCCCCCCAGAAGAACTGGCATCTGCTGGAGACGAAGCAGCAATAGAGTTTTTGCTGGGTCGGTTACTCAATCCAGACCTGGATTGGCGTCTGGCTACAGGTGGCATTCGCGTACAAGCCCGACGCAAAGAAGATTTACTGCATATCATGACCGACGGGCCGGTTTGTCCGATCCAGCGACAGGTGGCCGTACCAGTTGCTAACTTCGTGCGTAAGCTGGAAATCCCTGGAATTTCAGGCGTCAGGGTTTATGGTCGTCGCGCCGGTCAAAAACAACCGTTGTGGAATTCTGGACTGGATTTTGTCGCCCGGAATCACCAAGCAGAGGAAACTACCCCAGATTTTGCGGCAAGCGATGAATATGTTGAAGAGGTGACAACTGATAGCCTCAACTTGGAAAATTCATACCCTCCTTCATGGGGTTCCCCCAACGGGGAACGGTTAGCAGATATAACCGTAGCAACAGAGGCAAGGGAAGTCTCAAAAGAGATAGATCCGCCACAAAATAAGCCGCGCGATCGAGCTTGGCACAAGATGATGCAGGCGCTCTCGCAGGCACTGGTGCGATCGCAAATCTTCACTCCCGGTGTCGAAACCCACAACTTCCTGTCTTTACCCGGTCAAGTAAACTATCAAGGCGTTAAAGTGGCTTTGGTGTGGGGTGCGGTGGGAATTATGCTGACCTGGAGCCTCGATTTAGTTCTAGGCCAGATCCTCAGAAACACGGAAAATCAGCTTAAGGAGTCGTTAGTCTTATCTCAAAAGTCATTAATTTCTGACGAAATGACCGATGAGCAAACACAAAAGCCAAAGAACGATCGTGGCAATTCCTCCCAATTACCGCAAATCTCTCTTGGGCAAACGTCTGCTAAAAATTCCAAAGTATTCAATTCGTCAGGATTTACTAAACCAAGCGGTACGGAATTCAACCTAAACGCCACGGGTGCAAGTGCCACTTTAAGTAAGCCCGCGTCCTCCTACCCCAGCTTCAACAATCCTCAGTTAGACGAAAAACTAGCTCTTTACAAGCAGCGCGTCGCCCAGTCAGGACCACCCGATATTCTGATTTTGGGCAGTTCCAGGGCACTGCGGGGTATCGATCCGCAAACGTTGCAAAAAGCTCTGGCCGCTCAAGGTTATGGAAACATGGAGGTGTTTAACTTTGGCGTAAACGGTGCTACAGCCCAAGTCGCAGATATGATGCTGCGCCGCTGTTTGACACCAGAACAATTGCCGAAAATGATTATTTGGGCAGACGGGGCCCGTGCCTTTAACAGCGGTCGTACAGATGCGACCTATAATGCGATCGCCGCATCTGCTGCTTATAAACAAATGGTTTCCGGTACCCTGCCAAGAGAAAATTCCCTAGAAGATCGACCTGCGAAAAACCTAGAGCCTTTCACCGCAACACCAAGCGTTCCAGGCGGAAGCGGGCTGTTTATCAACTCGCAAGCGATCGATCGATGGTTAAATCAGTCTTTTGCGATCGCTTCCTCCACCTACGAAGAACGCGATCGTCTGCAAACCCTCCTGCGTAATGGATTTGCCAGCACACTCAGTTTTTCTTCATCTCAGCGTCAGAAAAACCAGCAGCCCGTTATCAGCGACAGATTGGTTGACTGGGATGGCTTTTTGCCAGTGACTATCCGCTTCAATCCCACCAGCTACTATGAAAAGCACTCCAAAGTCACAGGCGAATACGACAACGACTATAAAAGCTTCCAGCTAGCAGGCACTCAAGTAACTGCCCTCGAATCCTTCGTTCAGTTCACCCAAGCTAACCAAATTCCCGTGATTTTTGTCAACCTACCCTTGACAAAAGAGTACCTAGACCCTTCACGGAGTCGGTACGAACAGGAATTTCAGATGTATATGCTGCGCCTATCCCTCAGTCGTGGATTTATCTTCCGCAATTGGAGTCAGTTATGGCCTACCCGCAATGACTACTTCTCTGACCCCAGCCACCTTAACCGCTACGGTGCGATCGCCGTTTCCGAACGTCTCGCTCAAGACCCGCTCATTCCTTGGCCCAAAAAATGA
- a CDS encoding molybdopterin-binding protein produces MIFTIGGMGPTVDDMTLAAIAQAINQPLEANKEAIAFVNQKYQEFAKKGYVDDSKMTPAREKMGSLPMGSIPIDNPVGAASAVISKVEESTNC; encoded by the coding sequence GTGATTTTTACAATAGGAGGAATGGGGCCAACAGTTGACGACATGACTCTTGCAGCTATAGCCCAAGCAATAAATCAGCCTTTAGAGGCAAATAAAGAAGCGATCGCTTTTGTCAATCAAAAGTATCAAGAATTTGCTAAAAAAGGATATGTTGATGATTCAAAAATGACACCAGCACGAGAAAAAATGGGTAGTTTACCTATGGGTTCAATTCCAATCGACAATCCTGTTGGAGCCGCATCAGCAGTCATCTCAAAGGTAGAAGAAAGCACAAACTGTTGA